In Vicinamibacterales bacterium, the following are encoded in one genomic region:
- a CDS encoding proton-conducting transporter membrane subunit, producing MLIEWGVRIGLLGALAASLAAAAIGLAARGPRARRAAHALMAAGSVAGGAASILFLIWNLHPLAIGQSPLLFGAPLVVDRLSAFFLLLLHLVSAMTAWFASTYGEDEAAKYPPRAVVPLTAVFGLGMQGVLLSSGVASFLLFWEAMSLSSFFLVMADGEEESRHAALLYLAVAQFGAGALIVGAGLLSGGDLAATFGSLPSNVSTMTAGTSLLALALVMFAFTSKAGLAPFHAWLPEAHPRAPSHISALMSGVMLKVAIYGLLRFTSVCWPELPSGWGIGLLVLGLGGAGVAVIYANLAREIKRVLAWSSVENIGLIFTMFGFQLVLRRTGHIGLADAVQAAMFLHIAAHALFKSGLFLGAGAIIHATHTAKIEALGGLANRMPWLSAAMLALSLAAAALPPFGAFVAEWLLLQSAVVSLSVKNTLVAVLGLTVLVGVAFVAGLAVFAMVRLFAFIFLAEPRSAAARAAHEPAVALRGPVIALSVAVLALGVLAPLARPLLPVVVAVVGPAVPPAPIAAVPIDLSLPVALGAALAVGLCGAWLIRRALGGPSRVRRYHTWDCGQPIDASMEYTATGFSAPVRFFLRDIVRAEKHLVFTPVAAANPWIRDGQMEFRKAAGVLERLYFPIARLIEGVGAWLKQLQNGVIQFYIALILATLLLTLWVAL from the coding sequence ATGTTGATCGAGTGGGGCGTTCGCATCGGGCTCCTCGGCGCCCTGGCGGCCTCGCTGGCTGCTGCGGCGATTGGCCTGGCGGCCCGCGGACCTCGCGCACGCCGTGCGGCGCACGCGTTGATGGCTGCAGGCTCGGTGGCAGGTGGCGCAGCGTCGATCCTCTTTCTGATCTGGAACCTGCATCCCCTCGCGATCGGCCAATCCCCACTGCTGTTCGGCGCGCCGCTGGTCGTCGATCGCCTCTCGGCGTTCTTCCTGCTGTTGCTGCACCTCGTGTCGGCGATGACGGCGTGGTTCGCGTCGACGTACGGCGAGGATGAAGCGGCCAAGTACCCGCCGCGCGCCGTCGTCCCGTTGACAGCCGTGTTCGGCCTCGGCATGCAGGGCGTCCTGCTGTCGAGCGGCGTAGCCAGCTTCCTGCTGTTCTGGGAAGCGATGTCGCTCTCGTCGTTCTTCCTCGTCATGGCCGACGGCGAAGAAGAGTCGCGCCATGCTGCGCTCCTCTACCTGGCTGTCGCGCAGTTCGGGGCGGGCGCCTTGATCGTCGGCGCCGGACTCCTGTCTGGCGGCGACCTCGCCGCCACCTTCGGCTCCCTGCCGTCGAACGTCTCGACGATGACGGCTGGCACCAGCCTGCTCGCGCTGGCACTGGTGATGTTCGCGTTCACGTCGAAGGCGGGGCTGGCGCCCTTCCATGCCTGGCTGCCCGAGGCGCACCCCCGTGCGCCGAGCCACATTTCGGCGCTGATGTCGGGCGTGATGCTGAAGGTCGCCATCTACGGGCTGCTGCGGTTCACGTCCGTCTGCTGGCCCGAACTGCCGTCGGGCTGGGGCATCGGCCTGCTGGTCCTGGGCCTCGGCGGGGCGGGAGTCGCCGTCATCTATGCCAACCTCGCACGGGAGATCAAACGGGTCCTCGCGTGGAGCAGCGTCGAGAACATCGGCCTCATCTTCACGATGTTCGGTTTCCAACTCGTGCTGCGGCGCACCGGCCACATCGGCCTGGCCGACGCGGTGCAGGCCGCAATGTTCCTGCACATCGCCGCCCACGCGCTGTTCAAGTCGGGGCTGTTCCTCGGCGCGGGCGCGATCATCCATGCGACCCACACCGCGAAGATCGAGGCACTCGGGGGACTCGCCAACCGGATGCCGTGGTTGTCCGCCGCGATGCTCGCGCTGTCGCTTGCTGCCGCCGCGCTGCCGCCGTTCGGTGCGTTCGTGGCCGAGTGGCTGCTGCTGCAGTCGGCGGTCGTGTCGCTGTCGGTGAAGAACACCCTCGTCGCGGTCCTCGGCCTGACGGTCCTGGTTGGCGTCGCGTTCGTCGCTGGCCTCGCCGTGTTCGCGATGGTCCGTCTCTTCGCGTTCATCTTCCTGGCGGAACCCCGGTCGGCCGCCGCACGGGCGGCGCACGAACCGGCGGTTGCGCTACGGGGCCCGGTCATCGCCCTGTCGGTCGCCGTGCTCGCGCTCGGCGTGCTGGCGCCCCTTGCGCGGCCGCTCCTGCCAGTCGTCGTCGCGGTCGTTGGCCCCGCCGTCCCTCCGGCCCCGATCGCAGCCGTGCCGATCGACCTCTCGCTGCCCGTGGCGCTGGGCGCGGCGCTCGCGGTGGGGTTGTGCGGCGCATGGCTGATTCGGCGCGCCCTCGGGGGACCGTCCCGGGTCAGGCGCTACCACACGTGGGATTGCGGACAGCCGATCGACGCGAGCATGGAATACACGGCCACTGGGTTCTCCGCACCGGTCCGCTTCTTCCTCCGCGACATCGTCAGGGCTGAGAAACATCTCGTCTTCACGCCCGTCGCGGCGGCGAATCCCTGGATCCGCGACGGCCAGATGGAGTTCCGCAAGGCCGCTGGCGTCCTCGAGCGGCTCTACTTTCCGATCGCACGGCTCATCGAGGGCGTTGGCGCCTGGCTGAAGCAGTTGCAGAACGGCGTCATCCAGTTCTACATCGCGCTGATTCTGGCCACGCTGCTGCTGACGTTGTGGGTGGCGCTATGA
- a CDS encoding NADH-quinone oxidoreductase subunit H, with protein sequence MTIALTLVQIVVVVLFAPLAAGVVRKVKALLQGRRGAPVLLPYWTILTLMRKEVVLSSSTSWVFRGAPFVVLATSLVSAAVLPLVTRGGAAAPLSHFVVVGSLWMLGAVFLVFGGLDSAGAFGGMGASREMTISAFLEPAVLTSLAAFAVASGSVTVDGMLVAGGRGLVSHPWLLPAVGALGLVALGENARYPVDNPATHLELTMVHEAMVLEYSGPYLAMMELASMLKLTIFALLLANILVPAGLMTVSSSAVGLAIAPFAAAAKLAAGMIVLAFLESSMAKLRFYGLPEYFFGCLFLGLTSLGLGLFAGLL encoded by the coding sequence ATGACGATCGCGCTGACGCTCGTCCAGATCGTGGTGGTCGTGCTGTTCGCGCCGCTCGCCGCCGGGGTCGTTCGCAAGGTGAAGGCGCTCCTCCAGGGCCGGCGCGGTGCGCCCGTCCTCCTTCCCTACTGGACCATCCTGACGCTGATGCGGAAGGAAGTCGTGCTCTCGTCGAGCACCTCCTGGGTCTTCCGCGGTGCGCCGTTCGTTGTGCTGGCGACGTCGCTCGTGTCGGCGGCCGTACTCCCGCTCGTCACACGAGGCGGCGCGGCGGCGCCGCTGTCCCACTTCGTCGTGGTCGGCAGCCTCTGGATGCTCGGGGCCGTGTTCCTCGTCTTCGGAGGTCTCGACTCGGCCGGCGCGTTCGGCGGCATGGGCGCGAGCCGGGAGATGACGATCTCCGCCTTCCTCGAGCCGGCGGTGCTCACCAGCCTCGCGGCGTTCGCCGTGGCCTCCGGGTCGGTCACGGTGGACGGCATGCTGGTGGCGGGTGGGCGCGGCCTGGTGTCGCACCCGTGGCTGCTGCCGGCCGTCGGCGCGCTGGGCCTCGTCGCGCTCGGCGAGAACGCCCGCTACCCGGTCGACAACCCGGCGACGCACCTCGAGCTGACGATGGTGCACGAGGCGATGGTGCTGGAGTATTCGGGCCCGTACCTGGCGATGATGGAGTTGGCGAGCATGTTGAAGCTGACCATCTTCGCGCTGCTCCTCGCCAACATCCTCGTTCCTGCCGGCCTGATGACCGTCTCGAGCTCGGCGGTCGGGTTGGCGATCGCTCCGTTCGCGGCGGCGGCCAAACTGGCGGCCGGCATGATCGTGCTCGCCTTCCTGGAGTCGAGCATGGCGAAACTCCGGTTCTACGGGCTGCCCGAGTACTTCTTCGGCTGCCTGTTCCTCGGGCTGACCAGCCTCGGACTCGGTCTGTTCGCGGGGTTGCTGTGA
- a CDS encoding proton-conducting transporter membrane subunit, with product MLLFGVLLVPLVAAVQALLARDGRSASRGAVIAAVVATLGAGALAGLVFLSGELWFGGYGMLDRFSALMVVLIQIVWLGAALSSVRYIGIEEASGILSVRKVRLYYALLPVFVLAMLVTVTTDHLGVLWLGLEATTLATTPLVALYRKDGAIEAAWKYLLLCSLGISVSLLGLVLLAYAGVGAGLPVDQAFSLGALRGRAAALDPQVVRWAFVFLFVGIGTKVGFVPMHPWLPDAHSRTPSPISASLSGVLLNVALYALLRAKAVTDLALGQGEWTSRFFWAFGLLSVLFAAFVLLHQQNYKRMLAYHSVEHMGLISFGLGMGPLGSAGAVMHMIGHTLAKSALFFSAGEILLRTHTTKIANIRGLWRQAPRTSLAFLLGFLGLIGAPTSIIFASELTFLVAAARRSPASAVAIIVALAIVAVGVLHHIFSMLFGGDAHARPEEAPPPERFTVTHAVLAVELALLFGGGVFFLTRPGFELAASIARVFTVKP from the coding sequence ATGCTGCTCTTCGGTGTATTGCTCGTTCCGCTCGTTGCCGCCGTCCAGGCCCTCCTCGCACGGGACGGCCGCTCTGCGTCGCGTGGCGCGGTCATCGCCGCGGTCGTCGCGACGCTTGGCGCCGGAGCGCTGGCCGGTCTCGTATTCCTCAGCGGCGAGCTGTGGTTCGGCGGGTATGGGATGCTCGATCGTTTCAGCGCGCTGATGGTGGTGCTGATCCAGATCGTCTGGCTCGGCGCCGCGCTCAGCAGCGTTCGGTACATCGGAATCGAGGAGGCATCGGGCATCCTCTCGGTGCGCAAGGTACGCCTCTACTACGCGCTGCTTCCGGTCTTCGTGCTCGCGATGCTCGTGACGGTCACGACCGACCACCTGGGAGTGCTGTGGCTCGGCCTCGAAGCGACGACGCTCGCGACGACGCCGCTCGTGGCGCTCTACCGGAAGGATGGCGCGATCGAGGCCGCGTGGAAGTACCTGCTGCTCTGCTCGCTCGGGATCAGCGTGAGCCTGCTCGGTCTGGTCCTGCTCGCGTACGCCGGCGTCGGGGCGGGACTGCCCGTCGATCAGGCCTTCTCACTCGGCGCGCTTCGAGGCCGGGCGGCGGCGCTGGACCCCCAGGTGGTGCGCTGGGCCTTCGTCTTCCTCTTCGTCGGCATCGGCACGAAGGTCGGCTTCGTGCCGATGCATCCGTGGCTCCCCGATGCCCACAGCCGCACGCCGTCGCCGATCTCCGCGTCGCTCTCCGGGGTCCTGTTGAACGTCGCGCTGTACGCCTTGCTGCGGGCCAAGGCCGTCACCGACCTCGCGCTCGGACAGGGCGAGTGGACGTCGCGGTTCTTCTGGGCGTTCGGTCTGCTGTCGGTGCTCTTCGCCGCCTTCGTCCTGCTGCACCAGCAGAACTACAAGCGGATGCTGGCGTACCACAGCGTCGAGCACATGGGCCTGATCTCCTTCGGGCTGGGCATGGGCCCGCTCGGGTCGGCCGGCGCGGTGATGCACATGATCGGGCACACGCTCGCGAAGAGCGCGCTCTTCTTCTCGGCGGGTGAAATCCTGCTGCGCACGCACACGACGAAGATCGCCAACATCCGCGGGCTGTGGCGCCAGGCGCCCCGCACCTCGCTGGCCTTTCTGCTCGGGTTCCTCGGGCTGATCGGCGCACCGACGTCAATCATCTTCGCGAGCGAACTCACGTTCCTCGTGGCCGCCGCACGGCGCAGCCCCGCCTCGGCGGTCGCGATCATCGTCGCGCTGGCGATTGTCGCGGTCGGCGTCCTGCACCACATCTTCTCCATGCTGTTCGGCGGCGACGCGCACGCGCGGCCGGAGGAGGCACCGCCACCTGAGCGGTTCACGGTGACGCACGCCGTCCTCGCCGTGGAACTGGCGCTGCTGTTCGGCGGCGGGGTGTTCTTCCTCACGAGACCCGGCTTCGAACTGGCAGCCAGCATCGCCCGTGTCTTCACGGTGAAGCCATGA